In Salmo trutta chromosome 37, fSalTru1.1, whole genome shotgun sequence, the following proteins share a genomic window:
- the LOC115177382 gene encoding inactive serine protease 35: MGPVPLCLLLSVTSLVVVVAVEAQEATGGDDEYTWPQWKVPLVRNRRTVALSSPGFMAKPQGELNGTCGIECQRRLPDPSLADLEEFLSYETVYENGTRTLTSVSVQGLNEVNAWPAGNSSTSSKSRRRREVYGTDTRFSIADKQFSTKYPFSTSVKISTGCSGVLLSPKHVLTAAHCIHDGQDYVSGAQKLRVGILKEKSRRGKGGKGKRGRGKGKRRKGGEDKEEEEKDGGKERKGGKGKDRKSRSRRSAEVEKPSFRWTRVKQTQVPKGWFKGGASDGVAADYDYAVLELKKAQKVKHMDLGVIPSVKKLPAGRIHFSGFDDDRPGNLVYRFCSVSEESKDLLYQYCDAKPGSSGSGVYIRLKEPGKKKWKRKIIGVFSGHQWVDVNGNGAQQDYNVAVRITPLKYAQICYWVHGDSSECRDA, translated from the coding sequence ATGGGCCCCGTACCCCTGTGTCTCCTGCTCTCAGTGACGTCGCTGGTCGTGGTGGTGGCTGTGGAAGCCCAGGAGGCCACAGGAGGAGATGATGAGTATACCTGGCCGCAGTGGAAGGTACCGCTGGTGAGGAACAGGAGGACGGTGGCCCTTAGCAGCCCCGGCTTCATGGCCAAACCTCAGGGAGAGCTGAATGGGACCTGTGGGATTGAGTGCCAGCGTCGCCTCCCCGACCCCTCTCTGGCTGACCTGGAGGAGTTCCTGTCCTATGAGACGGTGTACGAGAACGGAACGCGCACCCTGACCTCCGTGTCTGTGCAGGGCCTCAATGAGGTCAACGCTTGGCCTGCTGGGAACTCCTCCACTTCCTCCAAGTCACGCCGCAGACGGGAGGTCTATGGCACAGACACCCGCTTCAGCATCGCTGACAAGCAATTCTCCACTAAGTACCCCTTCTCCACCTCCGTCAAGATCTCCACGGGCTGCTCTGGTGTCCTGTTATCCCCCAAACACGTCCTGACGGCCGCCCACTGCATCCACGACGGACAGGACTACGTGAGCGGAGCACAGAAGCTACGCGTGGGCATCCTCAAGGAGAAATCCCGGCGTGGGAAAGGAGGGAAGGGGAAGAGAGGACGGGGGAAAGGCaagaggaggaaagggggagaagacaaggaagaagaagagaaagatggtgggaaagagaggaaaggagggaaagGGAAGGACAGAAAGAGCCGCAGTCGTCGCAGTGCAGAGGTCGAGAAGCCATCCTTCCGGTGGACCAGAGTGAAGCAGACCCAGGTCCCTAAAGGTTGGTTCAAAGGCGGGGCGTCGGACGGTGTGGCGGCTGACTATGACTATGCCGTGCTGGAGCTGAAGAAGGCCCAGAAGGTCAAGCACATGGACCTGGGCGTCATCCCCTCAGTCAAGAAGCTGCCCGCCGGCAGGATCCACTTCTCAGGCTTCGACGACGACCGGCCCGGCAACTTGGTGTACCGCTTCTGCTCGGTGTCGGAGGAGTCCAAAGACCTGCTGTATCAGTATTGCGACGCCAAGCCCGGCTCCAGCGGCTCCGGGGTCTACATCCGCCTCAAAGAGCCCGGCAAGAAGAAATGGAAGAGGAAGATCATCGGGGTGTTCTCAGGCCACCAGTGGGTGGATGTCAACGGCAATGGGGCGCAGCAAGATTACAATGTGGCGGTGAGGATAACGCCCCTCAAGTATGCCCAGATCTGTTACTGGGTCCATGGGGATTCCAGCGAGTGCCGGGACGCCTGA